A stretch of Mucilaginibacter terrae DNA encodes these proteins:
- a CDS encoding TlpA disulfide reductase family protein has translation MKKHIVTYTIAAALLGLYSCKDDKAFKIEGTIANADTLKKIELLRADTNQVSVIATAELKDGKFEFKNQAQAANLFKLRIGQSLFDLIAQNGDDIKFETDLKNEKHDYKVSGSQESDKIKEFNTFSNVYSAKNAQLVNEFQSKVQGNNQDSLLKVYQPVFEKNMADYSKEVLKFVDDNKKSLAAFYAAMSLDPNKYEQQLVDYADGLKGEFKENAPVQMFIRQMEAVKPVSVGHKAPDFTAKDVTGKDVKLADFKGKYVMLDFWASWCGPCRQENPNVVRLYNQYKAKGFNILGISLDDNKAAWQRAIMDDKLTWQHVSDLQKWDGAVARSYQIQAIPSNFILDLQGNIIAKNITGKNLEEFLNKTFAKL, from the coding sequence ATGAAAAAACACATTGTAACTTATACAATAGCAGCCGCTTTGTTGGGCCTGTATTCATGTAAAGATGATAAAGCCTTTAAAATAGAAGGAACTATTGCCAATGCCGATACGTTAAAGAAAATTGAACTATTACGTGCCGATACAAACCAGGTAAGTGTTATTGCTACCGCCGAACTTAAAGATGGCAAATTTGAATTTAAAAATCAGGCTCAGGCTGCCAACTTGTTTAAGTTGCGCATTGGTCAATCATTATTTGATTTAATTGCCCAAAACGGCGATGATATTAAGTTTGAAACCGACCTTAAAAATGAAAAGCATGATTATAAGGTAAGTGGCTCGCAGGAATCGGACAAAATTAAAGAGTTTAATACCTTTAGTAATGTTTACAGCGCTAAAAATGCGCAACTGGTAAATGAATTTCAAAGCAAGGTGCAAGGCAATAACCAGGATTCGTTATTGAAAGTATATCAGCCTGTATTTGAAAAAAACATGGCCGATTACAGTAAAGAGGTTTTAAAGTTTGTAGACGACAATAAGAAATCATTAGCGGCATTTTATGCAGCGATGTCTTTAGATCCTAACAAGTATGAACAACAGTTGGTTGATTATGCTGATGGCTTAAAAGGTGAGTTTAAAGAAAATGCCCCGGTGCAAATGTTTATCCGCCAGATGGAAGCCGTAAAGCCGGTATCGGTAGGGCATAAGGCGCCTGATTTTACTGCTAAAGATGTTACTGGCAAAGATGTAAAACTGGCCGACTTTAAAGGCAAATATGTAATGCTCGATTTTTGGGCATCATGGTGCGGCCCTTGTCGCCAGGAAAATCCTAATGTTGTACGCCTTTACAATCAATATAAAGCAAAGGGTTTCAACATTCTTGGTATTTCGTTAGATGATAACAAAGCAGCATGGCAACGTGCTATTATGGATGATAAACTTACCTGGCAACATGTATCTGACCTGCAAAAGTGGGACGGAGCAGTTGCAAGATCATACCAGATTCAAGCCATACCATCAAACTTTATACTTGATCTTCAGGGGAATATCATAGCTAAAAATATTACAGGTAAAAATTTGGAAGAGTTTTTAAATAAAACTTTCGCTAAACTTTAA
- a CDS encoding ABC transporter ATP-binding protein translates to MIKLSNISKTFNRGKANEVKALQNISLDIAPLQYVVVVGSNGSGKSTLLNLIAGSFLPSVGEIEIDGNNVTRLQDFERSRWIARVFQNPLSGTAPDLSILDNFRLAALRTVSKGLRVGTSSAFKNEFINKIALLGMGLENKLEQPMGTLSGGQRQALTLLMSVMDDCKILLLDEPTAALDPRSARLVMETADRLIAEFKLTAILITHNLKDAHMHGNRLIQMAEGEIIKDFSGENKLSLTQPDLFSWFS, encoded by the coding sequence ATGATTAAGCTAAGCAACATCAGTAAAACTTTTAACCGGGGTAAGGCTAACGAGGTTAAAGCTTTACAAAACATCAGCCTTGATATTGCTCCGCTGCAATATGTGGTAGTAGTAGGATCAAATGGTTCGGGCAAGAGTACGCTACTCAACTTAATAGCCGGAAGCTTTTTGCCATCTGTAGGGGAGATTGAGATAGATGGTAACAACGTTACCCGCTTGCAAGACTTTGAGCGCAGCCGCTGGATTGCCCGCGTTTTTCAAAATCCATTGAGCGGTACAGCGCCTGACTTAAGCATTCTGGATAATTTCCGTTTGGCGGCTTTGCGTACGGTGAGCAAAGGATTAAGAGTTGGTACTTCATCGGCATTTAAAAATGAGTTTATAAATAAGATCGCCTTGTTAGGAATGGGGTTGGAAAACAAGCTCGAGCAACCCATGGGGACTCTATCGGGCGGACAACGCCAGGCGCTCACCCTGCTTATGAGCGTAATGGACGATTGTAAGATACTGCTGCTGGATGAGCCAACCGCAGCACTCGACCCACGCTCGGCCCGGTTAGTAATGGAAACTGCCGATAGGTTGATAGCCGAATTTAAACTGACCGCAATTTTAATCACCCATAACCTGAAAGATGCACATATGCATGGTAACAGGCTAATTCAGATGGCTGAGGGCGAAATTATTAAAGATTTTTCAGGTGAAAATAAATTAAGTTTAACTCAGCCCGATTTATTTTCATGGTTTAGTTAA
- a CDS encoding PQQ-dependent sugar dehydrogenase — protein MKRKTALSSFIPMIALAGLVWYSATKNTAMPVKPDADNAGLKLPAGFGALKAADTTGKARHIAVTASGDVYVKLGRNKGGKGIVFLHDADGDGKLETKKAFGNYGGTGIYIKDGYLYTSSDSEVFRYKLNEKQEVINPDAPEKLVTGLINRNQHETKSLVLDNEGNLYVNIGAYSNSCQIKDRQKGSMGQKGCPILDSAGGIWQFKANKLNQTYKDGVRYATGLRNVVGLDWNQQNNQLFVMQHGRDQLNYMFPDLYTEKESAIYPAECMYALKKGDNAGWPYIYYNQDLHKKILAPEYGGDAKKEGDAKFIDPAAAFPGHLAPNGLLFYTGSMFPAKYKNGAFIAFHGSWNRAPEPQAGFFVVFQPFKDGKPYGEYEVFADGFSGSPEKTASGRVDHKPCGLAQGPDGSLYITDDLKGTVYRVVYNK, from the coding sequence ATGAAAAGAAAAACTGCGCTTTCATCATTCATCCCCATGATAGCTTTAGCCGGCCTGGTATGGTATTCGGCCACCAAAAACACGGCAATGCCGGTAAAGCCCGATGCCGATAATGCCGGGCTGAAACTTCCCGCTGGTTTTGGCGCCTTAAAAGCCGCCGATACTACAGGTAAGGCACGCCACATTGCCGTTACCGCAAGCGGCGATGTATATGTTAAACTTGGTCGTAATAAAGGCGGTAAAGGCATTGTGTTTTTGCATGATGCTGATGGCGATGGCAAACTGGAAACCAAAAAAGCTTTTGGCAATTACGGTGGCACCGGTATATACATTAAAGATGGTTACCTGTACACCTCATCTGATAGTGAAGTTTTCCGTTATAAACTGAATGAAAAGCAGGAAGTAATTAATCCTGATGCGCCCGAAAAACTGGTAACCGGCCTTATTAACCGTAATCAGCACGAAACCAAATCACTGGTGTTGGATAATGAGGGCAACCTGTATGTAAACATTGGTGCTTACTCAAACTCTTGTCAAATAAAAGATCGCCAAAAAGGTTCTATGGGGCAAAAGGGTTGTCCTATTCTTGATTCGGCTGGTGGTATATGGCAGTTTAAGGCTAATAAGCTCAATCAAACTTATAAAGATGGCGTGCGCTATGCAACCGGCTTACGTAATGTGGTTGGCCTCGACTGGAACCAGCAAAACAACCAACTGTTTGTAATGCAGCACGGCCGCGACCAGCTTAACTACATGTTCCCTGATTTGTATACCGAAAAGGAATCGGCCATTTACCCTGCCGAATGTATGTATGCACTTAAAAAAGGCGACAATGCAGGCTGGCCTTACATTTACTATAACCAGGATTTGCATAAAAAAATATTAGCGCCAGAATATGGCGGCGACGCTAAAAAAGAGGGTGATGCAAAATTTATTGATCCGGCTGCAGCTTTCCCTGGTCACCTTGCTCCTAACGGCTTGTTATTTTATACCGGTAGTATGTTTCCGGCTAAATACAAAAACGGAGCCTTTATTGCTTTTCATGGCTCGTGGAACCGTGCTCCTGAACCTCAAGCAGGTTTCTTCGTGGTTTTCCAGCCATTTAAAGATGGTAAACCTTATGGCGAATATGAAGTTTTTGCCGATGGCTTTTCGGGCTCTCCCGAGAAAACTGCCAGCGGCCGTGTTGACCACAAACCTTGCGGTTTAGCACAAGGCCCCGATGGCTCGCTTTATATAACCGACGATTTAAAAGGCACAGTTTACCGTGTAGTTTACAATAAGTAA
- the gatB gene encoding Asp-tRNA(Asn)/Glu-tRNA(Gln) amidotransferase subunit GatB — protein MTDYNTEASEKYELVVGLEVHAQLSTQSKIFSADSAAFGAGPNEHVSMVSLGHPGTLPFLNKRAVEYAVKLGFACHGRINQYNNFARKNYFYADLPKGYQISQDQHPVITGGYVTVKLPDGNTRQIAIHHIHMEEDAGKSMHDQHDTHSLIDLNRAGVPLLEIVSEPDIHSAEEAGLYITELRKLLRYLNVCDGNMEEGSMRCDANISVRLKGATTLGNRCEVKNLNSIRNVQRAIEHEFLRQVSVIEAGGHIDQNTLNFDANTGETSVLRSKEMANDYRYFPEPDLQPLQLSDEYLEAVRKTMPALPEELYHKYIAELGLNDYDASVITADHDLVMYFEQLIKHTTNYKSAANWLMGTVKSYLNEHHLTIDMLTLLPQQLAGLIQLVDSGKVNNTVASHKIFPALLTDAGNTAVQVAAELNLLISEDGDELEGFIKEALAKFPDKVVEYQKGKKGVLGLFMGEIMKRSKGKIDPQKTNQLLIKAIMAK, from the coding sequence ATGACAGATTATAACACCGAAGCAAGCGAAAAGTACGAATTAGTTGTAGGTTTAGAAGTTCACGCCCAACTATCCACCCAAAGCAAAATATTCTCGGCCGATAGTGCCGCATTTGGCGCGGGTCCTAACGAGCATGTAAGTATGGTATCATTAGGGCACCCCGGCACGCTGCCTTTCTTAAATAAAAGGGCGGTTGAATATGCCGTAAAGCTGGGTTTTGCCTGCCATGGCCGTATTAATCAATACAATAATTTTGCCCGCAAAAATTACTTTTATGCCGATCTACCAAAAGGTTATCAAATTAGCCAGGATCAGCACCCGGTAATTACCGGCGGTTACGTAACTGTAAAATTGCCCGATGGTAATACCCGCCAAATAGCCATTCACCATATACATATGGAAGAAGATGCAGGCAAAAGTATGCACGACCAGCATGATACGCACTCACTTATTGATTTAAACCGGGCTGGTGTTCCTTTGTTAGAAATTGTTTCTGAACCGGATATCCACAGTGCCGAGGAAGCGGGATTATACATTACCGAATTGCGTAAGCTGTTGCGTTATCTTAATGTTTGCGATGGCAATATGGAAGAGGGTAGCATGCGCTGCGACGCCAATATATCTGTGCGTTTAAAAGGTGCAACTACCTTGGGTAATCGTTGTGAGGTGAAAAACCTTAACTCTATCCGTAATGTACAACGTGCTATTGAACACGAGTTTTTACGCCAGGTAAGCGTAATTGAAGCAGGTGGGCACATTGACCAGAATACCCTGAACTTTGATGCCAACACAGGCGAAACATCTGTTTTACGTAGCAAGGAGATGGCCAACGATTATCGTTATTTTCCAGAACCCGATTTGCAACCCCTTCAACTGAGCGACGAATACCTGGAGGCTGTGCGTAAAACTATGCCTGCATTGCCCGAGGAGTTGTACCATAAGTATATAGCCGAATTAGGATTGAATGATTACGATGCATCGGTTATAACAGCAGATCATGATTTGGTTATGTATTTTGAGCAATTGATTAAACATACTACCAACTACAAATCGGCGGCTAACTGGCTAATGGGTACCGTAAAATCATACCTTAACGAGCATCACCTAACCATTGATATGCTTACACTGTTGCCACAGCAATTAGCAGGCCTTATACAATTGGTTGATAGTGGTAAAGTGAACAATACCGTTGCATCACACAAAATATTCCCCGCACTGTTAACTGATGCCGGTAATACAGCTGTACAAGTAGCTGCAGAGCTTAATTTGTTGATAAGCGAAGACGGTGACGAGCTTGAAGGATTTATAAAAGAAGCCCTCGCCAAATTTCCTGATAAGGTGGTTGAATACCAAAAAGGCAAAAAAGGCGTATTAGGTTTGTTCATGGGCGAAATTATGAAACGCTCAAAGGGAAAAATTGACCCTCAAAAAACCAATCAGTTATTAATTAAAGCCATTATGGCAAAGTAA
- a CDS encoding ABC transporter permease produces the protein MEFYLTALLQGLCFAGIAVGIYISMKIFNIPDITTDGSYTLGGMLTGTLLTHALPLYLSAFAVLVAGAVAGAITGIIHTKLKINALLAGILVSTALYSVNIITAGRSNLPLVNTPSVFNVISFTTNVNLNTLIILLFIVALIIGLIGYLLKTDFGIAMRATGNSETMIRALGVNTDRMKIIGLALANALTAFSGFLMTQQQGYADISMGIGIVIIGLGSVIIGETLINWLNITSVWASLLLVLAGAVVFQLVLAVTLTLGVNANLLKLVTAALVLLFVSLPRLSLLRQHD, from the coding sequence ATGGAGTTTTATTTAACCGCGTTGTTACAGGGTTTATGTTTTGCGGGAATTGCCGTAGGCATTTATATCTCCATGAAGATATTTAACATCCCCGATATAACTACCGATGGTAGCTATACCCTGGGCGGGATGCTTACAGGTACACTGCTTACACATGCCTTGCCATTATATTTAAGCGCCTTTGCGGTGTTAGTTGCAGGTGCTGTTGCTGGCGCTATAACCGGTATAATACATACTAAGCTAAAGATTAATGCACTGTTGGCCGGTATTTTAGTTTCAACGGCTTTGTACTCGGTTAATATTATTACGGCGGGGCGGTCAAACCTACCCTTGGTTAATACTCCATCGGTATTTAATGTTATTTCTTTTACTACCAATGTTAACCTTAATACGCTTATTATATTGTTGTTTATTGTGGCGCTTATTATTGGTTTAATTGGCTACCTGTTAAAAACCGATTTTGGCATTGCTATGCGCGCCACAGGCAACAGCGAAACTATGATACGAGCCCTTGGTGTGAATACCGACCGCATGAAGATCATCGGGCTTGCCCTGGCCAATGCGTTAACAGCCTTCAGTGGTTTTTTAATGACCCAACAACAAGGTTATGCCGATATTAGTATGGGTATTGGTATTGTTATAATTGGCCTCGGCTCAGTTATTATTGGCGAAACACTGATTAACTGGTTGAACATAACATCGGTATGGGCAAGTTTACTGCTGGTATTGGCCGGGGCTGTTGTTTTTCAGTTGGTGCTGGCTGTAACCTTAACTTTAGGTGTAAATGCCAATTTGCTTAAGTTGGTTACTGCTGCTTTGGTATTGCTGTTTGTAAGTTTACCACGTTTATCATTACTCAGGCAACATGATTAA
- a CDS encoding choice-of-anchor I family protein yields MKKLLLLLLLATGLVSCKKDNDSTETPEEEFFVNEDPASFAEIASFKVGGKGAAEISAFDPSTNRLFVVNNNETENRIDVIDFKDPSKMTVIKSIPMLPYGGAVNSLSVYGGNVAAAIESTNKQANGKVVVFKTSDYSKVAEINVGALPDMVTYSPDGKYILTANEGEPSADYLNDPEGSISIITVADYSVVTKNFAAFAGQKDALQAKGFRIFGPSNDFVKDIEPEYITISEDSKTAWVTLQENNGIAKIDLTSKNITDIFPLGFKDYSLDGNEIDPSDKETLNYIAGKWPVKGIYMPDAIAVFTANNTPYLFTANEGDAREYTAFVEARRVKEITLSSTVFPNAADLKKEPQLGRLNITSTLGVGADGKYEALYSFGARSFSVWNGNTGSQIFDSKNELDVRTVAAGVYDDARSDDKSIEPEGLTIGKIGNKTVAFVGMERVDAVAIYDVTNPTKPVFLQIIKCGDAPEGVLIIPAAKSPTKKSLLVVSSEDDGTVKVYTPNTL; encoded by the coding sequence ATGAAGAAACTTTTACTATTGCTGTTATTGGCAACAGGTTTGGTTAGTTGTAAAAAAGACAACGATAGCACTGAAACTCCCGAAGAAGAATTTTTTGTAAATGAAGATCCGGCCAGTTTTGCCGAGATTGCTTCGTTTAAAGTTGGCGGCAAAGGCGCCGCCGAAATTTCAGCTTTTGACCCATCTACCAACCGCTTGTTTGTGGTTAATAACAACGAAACCGAAAACCGTATTGATGTAATTGATTTTAAAGACCCATCAAAAATGACGGTCATAAAATCAATACCTATGTTGCCTTATGGTGGCGCGGTAAACAGTCTCTCGGTTTATGGTGGTAACGTTGCTGCTGCAATCGAATCTACCAACAAGCAAGCGAACGGTAAAGTAGTGGTTTTTAAAACCAGTGATTACAGCAAAGTAGCCGAAATTAATGTAGGTGCCCTGCCTGATATGGTTACTTACTCGCCCGATGGTAAGTATATTTTAACCGCTAACGAAGGTGAGCCAAGTGCCGATTATTTAAACGATCCTGAAGGTTCAATATCAATTATTACGGTTGCCGATTACAGTGTGGTAACTAAAAACTTTGCAGCATTTGCCGGTCAAAAAGATGCGTTACAGGCTAAAGGTTTCCGCATATTTGGCCCAAGCAATGATTTTGTAAAGGATATTGAGCCGGAGTATATTACTATATCTGAAGACTCAAAAACTGCCTGGGTAACCCTGCAGGAAAATAACGGCATTGCCAAAATTGATTTAACCAGCAAAAATATTACCGATATATTTCCATTAGGTTTTAAAGATTACAGCCTGGATGGTAACGAGATTGATCCGAGCGATAAAGAAACACTTAACTATATTGCTGGCAAATGGCCGGTTAAAGGTATATATATGCCCGATGCCATTGCAGTGTTTACGGCTAATAACACGCCGTACTTGTTTACCGCAAATGAAGGCGATGCCCGTGAGTACACCGCTTTTGTAGAAGCGAGACGCGTAAAAGAAATTACCTTAAGTTCAACTGTTTTCCCTAACGCTGCCGATTTGAAAAAAGAACCCCAACTGGGTCGTCTAAATATCACATCAACCTTGGGTGTTGGCGCAGATGGTAAGTATGAGGCTCTTTACTCGTTTGGCGCGCGCTCATTCAGCGTTTGGAATGGTAATACCGGGTCTCAGATTTTTGATAGCAAGAACGAATTAGATGTGCGTACTGTAGCGGCTGGCGTTTATGATGATGCCCGCAGCGATGATAAATCAATTGAGCCTGAAGGTTTAACCATTGGCAAAATTGGCAATAAAACAGTTGCCTTTGTAGGTATGGAGCGCGTAGATGCCGTAGCTATATATGATGTTACCAACCCAACCAAACCCGTGTTTTTACAAATTATTAAATGCGGCGATGCACCAGAAGGCGTATTAATTATCCCGGCTGCTAAAAGCCCAACCAAGAAAAGCTTACTGGTAGTAAGCAGCGAAGATGATGGTACCGTAAAAGTATACACACCTAATACCCTATAA
- a CDS encoding ABC transporter substrate-binding protein, translating to MKRNSYLLIFAVTCLLAACKSSNKSNVPVVGFVDAFEDATIAQAKNGFVDALAKNGFSEDSGTIKIEYQNAQGSIPTLTQIVNQFVSEPVDVLATSTTLSSVTASQKTKTIPIFMMVSPTPERAHLLDAQGKAPANLFGTVEDLNYIDTSFSIIPKLLKPKGSKLVIGMIYNQSEPQSADAMERIKGLAAKLNVTLVALPLNSSAEAQLVTQSLLNKNIDAFFANPDNTVFAAFETILKSCEQKNVPIFTSEAGLVQRGAVAAFGADIYQWGYQSGLQAAQYLKTHKTDGLKPEMVKIRKRVYNPTAAKKYNITVPANFEAVK from the coding sequence ATGAAGCGTAATTCCTACCTGTTAATATTTGCCGTTACCTGTTTACTGGCCGCCTGTAAATCATCCAACAAAAGCAACGTTCCTGTTGTAGGTTTTGTAGATGCTTTTGAAGATGCCACCATAGCGCAAGCCAAAAACGGCTTTGTTGATGCACTGGCTAAAAATGGTTTTAGTGAAGATAGCGGAACCATAAAAATAGAATATCAAAATGCCCAGGGCAGTATACCTACGCTTACACAAATAGTTAACCAGTTTGTGTCAGAACCTGTTGATGTGCTGGCCACCAGTACCACATTATCGTCGGTTACGGCATCGCAAAAAACTAAGACTATCCCCATATTTATGATGGTATCGCCCACGCCCGAACGTGCGCATTTGCTGGACGCGCAGGGTAAAGCACCGGCCAACTTATTCGGCACGGTAGAAGACCTCAATTACATCGATACTTCATTCAGCATCATTCCTAAATTACTAAAGCCTAAAGGCAGTAAGCTGGTGATTGGGATGATCTACAATCAATCGGAGCCGCAGTCGGCCGATGCTATGGAGCGCATAAAAGGATTAGCGGCCAAGTTGAATGTTACCTTGGTGGCCTTGCCGCTTAATTCATCGGCAGAGGCGCAATTGGTTACGCAGTCGCTTCTTAATAAAAACATAGATGCCTTTTTTGCCAACCCCGATAATACCGTATTTGCCGCGTTTGAAACTATCCTTAAAAGTTGCGAACAAAAGAATGTGCCCATTTTTACCAGTGAGGCCGGTTTGGTACAGCGCGGAGCCGTAGCTGCTTTTGGTGCCGACATTTATCAATGGGGCTATCAATCAGGGTTGCAGGCTGCACAATATCTTAAAACCCATAAAACCGATGGTTTGAAACCCGAAATGGTGAAAATAAGGAAGCGCGTGTACAACCCAACAGCAGCTAAAAAGTATAATATAACCGTACCGGCTAATTTTGAAGCCGTAAAATAA
- a CDS encoding trans-sulfuration enzyme family protein, translated as MKIETLAIHAANHIDATTSAVIQPIVLATTFERDEDGGYSKGYSYSRAGNPNRLALENVLAKLEGGADAAAFSSGNAAGMTVFQSLKPGTHIIGPDDMYHGLRNQLKALFAGILDFDFIDLNDEAVLLSHIKSNTGLIWIETPSNPLLKITDIKKVVAIGHERGIKVACDNTFASPLGQQPLSLGADLVMHSTTKYLGGHSDLTGGALITPKKDEWWERIQQIQQMGGAIPAPADCYWLTRSIKTLPYRMRGHEHNAGLLALFLENHPNVEQVLYPGLPSHSQHELAKEQMLSFGGMLSFLVKGGVAETERVINATKLFTSATSLGGVESLIERRAAIEGPDTKTPQNLLRVSVGLEHIDDLIEDISAALDKV; from the coding sequence ATGAAAATTGAAACCCTGGCCATACATGCCGCCAACCACATCGATGCCACTACATCGGCCGTAATACAGCCTATTGTTTTGGCTACAACTTTTGAACGTGACGAAGACGGTGGCTACAGCAAGGGGTATAGCTACAGCCGTGCGGGTAACCCTAACCGCCTGGCTTTAGAGAACGTATTGGCCAAACTGGAAGGCGGTGCTGATGCAGCGGCATTTTCATCGGGCAATGCGGCGGGTATGACGGTGTTTCAATCGCTTAAACCGGGTACCCATATTATTGGGCCCGATGATATGTACCACGGTTTGCGCAATCAGCTTAAAGCACTTTTTGCCGGTATATTGGATTTTGATTTTATTGATTTGAATGATGAAGCAGTATTGCTATCGCACATCAAATCAAATACGGGATTGATCTGGATAGAAACCCCATCAAATCCTCTGCTTAAAATAACTGATATTAAAAAAGTTGTTGCCATAGGCCATGAACGCGGTATAAAGGTAGCTTGCGATAATACCTTCGCGAGTCCGCTGGGGCAGCAGCCATTAAGCTTGGGAGCCGATTTGGTGATGCATTCTACAACCAAATACCTTGGCGGCCACAGCGATTTAACCGGCGGTGCACTTATCACTCCTAAAAAAGATGAGTGGTGGGAACGCATACAGCAAATACAGCAAATGGGCGGCGCTATCCCTGCTCCTGCCGATTGTTACTGGCTTACCCGCAGTATAAAAACTTTGCCTTACCGCATGCGCGGCCATGAACACAATGCAGGGTTGCTGGCTTTATTTTTAGAGAATCATCCAAACGTTGAGCAGGTTTTGTATCCGGGGCTTCCCTCTCACTCTCAGCACGAATTGGCTAAAGAGCAAATGCTGAGCTTTGGCGGCATGTTATCATTTTTGGTGAAGGGAGGCGTAGCCGAAACCGAACGTGTGATAAATGCCACCAAACTTTTTACCAGCGCTACCAGCCTGGGCGGCGTTGAAAGCCTGATTGAACGCCGTGCAGCTATTGAAGGCCCTGATACCAAAACACCGCAAAATTTATTGCGGGTATCGGTTGGGTTGGAGCATATCGATGATTTGATAGAAGATATTAGCGCAGCATTAGATAAAGTTTAA